In Pleuronectes platessa chromosome 4, fPlePla1.1, whole genome shotgun sequence, the following proteins share a genomic window:
- the LOC128438334 gene encoding uncharacterized protein LOC128438334, with product MMEDPRLRVRRVCGHCNNDLSHTQYYEHKRQYFLNGVWVRKSEIDRTDAVQDSVASSQDHGQDHTGESTAPLKLEDLDETEEMHLLPDHQENDSVREIPAMYPPTDSSDNAHSEIIISNVISTTTDRRLDFTSPATPLNSGELRDRSVSDSPAPAYGILLDAINGLARQMTVFQGEMNQKLDDLSQAAAESQAMMASLDERLTLLESNRSSELEPKRKRRAQCPRLAEVVRRLHKTSGRRYDPEQLVSSRHNESVTSHLVDALAKSPDWRNVRTDLIASACKTYYGTVRRNFCHSLPEHEHLGSARKSSARSRQRRKRLLVARQRVLLPDELEFWRGTTIDMMSDEEDGSSEGLSGWIVRPPSFRSQELTDLCAKLQNRLEADQKYTLTRHRRLHIGADSERSPPRSYNAEDAKKHFKPEMRP from the exons atgatGGAAGACCCCAGACTGAGAGTGAGGCGTGTTTGTGGACATTGTAACAATGATCTCTCTCATACGCAATATTATGAGCATAAAAGACAATATTTCCTTAATGGAGTTTGGGTTAGAAAATCCGAAATAGATCGAACCGATGCTGTACAGGATTCAGTGGCATCCAGTCAAGACCATGGACAAGACCATACCGGAGAGAGTACCGCACCCTTGAAGTTAGAAGATCTCGACGAAACTGAGGAAATGCATCTACTGCCCGACCACCAGGAAAACGACTCAGTACGAGAGATTCCAGCAATGTACCCACCAACTGATTCTTCAGACAACG CCCACAGCGAGATTATTATCTCCAACGTAATATCTACTACGACCGATCGTCGCCTGGACTTCACCTCGCCAGCAACACCACTGAACAGCGGAGAGCTTCGCGACCGGAGCGTCTCAGACAGTCCTGCACCCGCATACGGGATACTCCTGGATGCGATTAATGGCTTGGCTCGCCAGATGACGGTTTTTCAAGGTGAAATGAATCAGAAGCTGGACGATTTAAGTCAAGCCGCCGCCGAGAGCCAAGCTATGATGGCTTCCCTGGACGAGCGGCTGACTCTCCTGGAGAGCAACCGTTCCAGTGAGCTGGAGCCGAAGAGGAAGAGACGGGCGCAGTGTCCAAGGCTTGCG GAAGTTGTGCGACGGCTCCATAAGACGAGTGGCAGGCGCTATGACCCAGAGCAACT CGTGAGCTCCCGACACAACGAGTCTGTGACTTCACATTTGGTTGATGCTCTCGCTAAAAGTCCAGATTGGCGCAATGTGCGAACCGACCTCATTGCAT ctgcgtGTAAGACCTACTATGGGACCGTACGGAGGAACTTCTGCCACAGTCTACCAGAACATGAACATCTGGGGTCTGCACGGAAAAGTTCAGCTCGGTCCCGACAAAGAAGGAAGAGG TTGCTTGTAGCGAGGCAGAGAGTCCTGCTCCCAGATGAGTTGGAGTTCTGGAGGGGCACCACCATCGACATGATGTCGGATGAGGAGGACGGCTCATCTGAGGGGTTGTCTGGCTGGATTGTGCGGCCTCCATCCTTCCGCAGTcaggagctcaccgacctgtgtgccaAACTGCAGAATAGGCTGGAAGCTGATCAGAAGTACACATTAACTCGCCACAGGCGGCTGCACATAGGGGCAGATTCAGAGAGATCTCCACCCAGATCCTACAATGCAGAGGATGCAAAGAAACATTTTAAGCCTGAAATGAGACCCTAG